The genomic region TTTCCATCAAACATGCAAATTATCAATAGTCCTGCCACCGCCGATAGGCACCTCCGATCCCCGCCCCGGACCCCTCCGGGAGCCGCCGAGAATGCTTGGCGCGCCCTCGGCCGTCGCCGTCACCGGCCCCGGAGAGCCCAACACGGCGATTGATAAAAGGACACCGGTGCTCTACAACAgatcacatcatcacccaacacCATAAcatccaaccacaacaacatcatcaccaccaccatgtccaccaacgccaacacccccctcaacccgcaccccccctcaactctcctcaccaccctcctcacgCTCACCGAGTCCACCATaatccccctcaccaccaccggcgtcTCCTCCGGCTCAAAACTCTTCGGcgcctccatcctctcccgcGACACCCTGTCCCCCATAACAGCAGCCACAAACAACgaagccctctcccccctcctccacggcgaAATAAACTGCATCCAGCAattcttcaccaccatccccccctcttctcgcccctccccttcttcctgcATCTTTTTCGCCACACACGAGCCCTGCTCCCTCTGTCTGTCTGGAATCACCTGGGCTGGGTTCAATGAGTTCTACTATTTGTTCACCTACGAGGACTCAAGAGACGCGTTCAATATCCCGTATGACATTGACAttctggaggaggtgttcAAAGTAAGGGGAGAaaatgagggggagggtgagtttAAGAGGCGGGGGTTGTataacaagaacaacaagtTCTTCAAGAGCAAGAGTCTAGGGGAGCTGatcgaggaggtggaggatgagaaggagagggagtaCTTCAGGGGGGAGGTCAAGAGGCTAAAGGGGTTATATGACGCGCTCAGTGAGACGTACCAGAAGGGCAAGGCGGAGGGTGTGGGGAGTGAGAGTGTTTGGAAGTAAAGGGGAGATGGCTGCTGGgaaaggaggtgaggagacGGGACAAGTTGGTTGTCATCATGATGGAcggtttttcttttggagGGGCTTTTCacttttccttttgtttTCGGCTGCTTTTTCCAGGTTTCAACGATACCCTGTCAAAATTGACTTCACTCTTTTTTTCCATGCCGTTATATGGGATTACCCTCGCTGTCCGCTCGCAGATTTGACCATGGGGCAAGCATGACATGCTCAAACGATCCTCAGTCTACCTTGGACAAAAGATTACTACATCTACTCCATGATGTCTCAAATACAAATTATCCTGGCGAAGAAGCTACCTCTTAACCATAACAACGTGCATCATCTTATCGCCTGTCTCACTCCTAAACATCGTCCCGATGAACAACACATGGGCCGATTACCTGGTGTAACCCCTATCACCTTCCTCGTCAACTCTCACCAATCCTTCTCGAGAACATCACGGCAAAATGAAGGGTTGCGGGCGAGTTGCTCGACCAGATAATTAGCTTCTAGGCAATAACTACCCCAAACCAAAGACACCCAAAAAGCATAGCACTGCGATAGTATCACAAGAAATAAGCCTCATCACTCCCCACCCATGTCCGAGAcatccaagaagaaaaaaatccCGATGCTGCATCAACCCCTTGACCTTGTTCACACGTTAATACCTCTATATCCAAGATCTCCCATGAGGCTCCGGAAGACGTGCGTGCTTGGCCGGCAGTTCTATGCAATGCACCGTGATTACCAACCGCCACTTACACGACctacctccagcttcttctccaacaacaaccacaggaATCAACTTTTGACTTTTATGTCCCTCAACCGCCTGCTGCCTAGCAAGGGCCGCCTCACAGACCTatcaacccccatcatccaatAAACACCAACCATCAACCAAGGTGTGGTACGGTGACTCACATCTCCCCCAAGCCACATATAATTGGCCCAAACACCCTTCCGCCAAAAAGGCGTCCGAGATGAGTGAAGAATATAAGATAACAAGAAGGATGAGCCTCAAAACAAGCGAGAATTTCCCCTCCGAAAAAAAGACATGACGCAAGCTCTGTACACTATGCCCGTCCTTGACGCCGTGAAACAGGGGTACCTACACCCCTCGGCGCTTGGCGACCCCATGCCCACAAGACTCATCAATTACCGCATGTGTGAGGAAGAAACAGACATCAGATCAGCCTATGAAGAAGCTTAATTCAACGTTTGCTTACCTCCTTCGTGCCGCGGACGTCTGTGTGACAGGAAGCCTCGTCCTTTGCTTTCGTCGTCGTGAGACAAATGAAGAGTAAGGAAGCATAGGTCCTATGACTAGCACCATATCCCCCCAGAACTTGGACTTGTCATATCAAGCAAACCTATCAAACCTGTTACACATGCAGTGACGATAGCAAATGTACACAACCCAAAAATGCCACAGTGAACAACACTGTCTGCGCAAGTTGGCCTCTCATATCAAGCCTTTTCCGAACCCGACCTCGAGAGCGTTGCATTTAGGGAAGAGAGAAAGGACGCAGAGGGGTGTGGCTAGCCGTGACTCGACTCGACTCGACTCAAGAAAGTCGAGTCAACGAGGCTCTGCCCATATCCCAcacgccctcccccctcccaccgaGAAACGCCCACTGACATGGCCGACGCACGATACACAGCAGATAACCGCTGCCGGGAAATAACGTCACTTGACGATCATTCTGATTCCCAACTCGTGTCCAACATATCAGGTGGGAACCGACCCTGCTTTTCCGTAGGGCCCTTCCAGAATACAGTCAACCTTGTTACACAAAACACTCTGGGGACACATGATGTCGATCTCGAAACTCTTCGAGATCAAAAGTGACGCCAGTGAAGACGACAAAGCAAAGAGCTGGTGTGTCGCCCAGGACCTGGACTCACCCCAGGTCTGATCTCTCAACCCAACTGACCCGACACTAAGCACTATGCCCAAGGCTCAGCAGCATTGCCTGCCGGGCAAAGTGGCAGCACCAGAGGGAATCAACCCATGATCAACTGGTCTCAGTCTGCCAGAAAAATATGCCGGAACCCGATCCACTGCGACCTGAGAGGACCATCAATCGAGACGATGTAATGTAATGGGATGCACTCGCGTTCATCGAGCAGTCCAGATTCATGAATAATAAACAAGAGCAAAGCCACAAACAGGCTCTCAACCACGGCGTCCCTGCTGCAGGAACAAGATCCGGGCACCCATCGTTGGGTTGCAaaagccttcttccccaCTGGGGTCCCGGTGCTTCCCACAAAACGCTCAAAATGATGCCCCGTGCTGATCATCTGTGACCACGCCTGTCCACGACCCATAGCATGTGTGTAATATTACCCAGATAATAAGACCGATCTCACCACTGCCAGTCTTCCGTCTCCGCTTGTCCggaaaaaagaggagaaaggtTTGACGTAGCCAGTGGTGTGGCATCGCGAAGAGACAACGCAAAAACGATATGGCACTGCCCCTTTCGGTCCAACACAGTGCCCAAAGTGGCGAACGCGGATCGCAGAAACACGACAGAAAAGATATAAAAGTGCCAGATTGCAGATCGCAGGTTTTCGTGTACGCGCTTGTGTAGCTTGCCATGCCCGTTCACCTTGACAACAGATGAGCTAAGTGAATAGCCTTCGCCCGGCGTGCTCCAAGTGTGAAGGTAGCTGATATACAGCTTACCGCCGAGGCTGTCGGAAGTGTGGGCGGAGTATCGGCCCTTCGCCCAAGACGTACGGGAGGCGTGTGAGTGAGCAGGATATGTGAGAGGCCCGAGGCAGTCGGGAGTGGGTAAACCACGGACGACCAAAGCGTGGGATGCTGAATGAAAAGTGATAAAACAGTTGCAAGAGCCCCAGTCGTGTATCGCCGTGAGAGGGACCGCGAGTTTAGAGCGTGGGATGGCCGTTGAAGTGGACGATACCTCACATATGGGGGCGGATATCGAAAGCTCATGTGGTTGGCCCCGTGACCGTAGCATCGACGATAGCTGCACACTCGACCTGTAGCTGATTCACCAGTGACTCAATTCCATTGTAGCTACCGCTTCAGTTTGCCATCTGCTGAAACTTGCCGACTATGCCAACTGCCATGCAATAGGGATACGTAGATTGCCTCAGCCACAGGGCAGGGCAGCAGAGAAAAGTGTGGGATATTGAGGCCTGAGGTCGACAGATGAAGAGTGCTGGCTGGGGTGTGTCGATATCCGACGGATGACAAATGAAAAAGGAATTCTGACGTAGGCAGGTTACCTCTGAGGCGAAATGGAATAATCGAGGCCTCGAAATCGTCGCATTCGTTAACAGAAAGGAAGAGAAGTTGGAAGGAAGTTGGGCAAGAATTGGGTCTTGAAgttccatctcggcctgaTGCCGGCAGAAGAAGTCGGAAGAGAGTGCTGGACCGTGCGTTTGTCAGCACCCAGGCACCATCCACAGTTTCCACCGGGCGTGCCACAGTCCCGGGATGGCTAATGCTAGGGATGCACTCGCCACAGCACGAGGAGCCGGGATGTTCCGAAGAGGTAAAACAGCCAATCAGACGAACCAAACCAGATCACGAAGATCTTTCCAGCCAGCTACGCCACCATGTGGCTCGAGAGAAGCTGGTCCCAGACACTCGGGTTTTTTGTACTTTGTCACACTCTGTCCAACCGTACCTGGCTGCTGTGATGCATGTGAAAGTCGAGAcggaggaaaaaaagaaacaactCTTCAGAGCTGAGTGCTCCACCGACTCTAACCCCGTCTTCCCTGGTGTGTCGTTTGCCTCAAAGCAACCTCAGGCAAGCTCAGCTCTTGGCGGTGATTGCCCTGTGGCCTGTGCATTTGCTGGAACAGCCTGCGCTGCGATGCCATGTGAAACAGAAAGTGTCTAAGTTGC from Podospora bellae-mahoneyi strain CBS 112042 chromosome 4, whole genome shotgun sequence harbors:
- a CDS encoding hypothetical protein (COG:F; COG:J; EggNog:ENOG503P0JQ) produces the protein MSTNANTPLNPHPPSTLLTTLLTLTESTIIPLTTTGVSSGSKLFGASILSRDTLSPITAATNNEALSPLLHGEINCIQQFFTTIPPSSRPSPSSCIFFATHEPCSLCLSGITWAGFNEFYYLFTYEDSRDAFNIPYDIDILEEVFKVRGENEGEGEFKRRGLYNKNNKFFKSKSLGELIEEVEDEKEREYFRGEVKRLKGLYDALSETYQKGKAEGVGSESVWK